In Periplaneta americana isolate PAMFEO1 chromosome 8, P.americana_PAMFEO1_priV1, whole genome shotgun sequence, the sequence CATTTTTCAGTGATTTTCATCTTTGAAAACCATCAAATATGACCATTTTAAAGACAAAAAAGGTCGTCATTATGAACTACAATGTTAACATATCATTAATTTCTTTACACCTCATAGAGATTTCAAACTAAATTAACTTGTTCTATTCAGATTACCTTTCCCTTGCCGTGTATGTGACGTAATATTATTAGGTTGTTGTAACCTCTTATACTGTATCAGGTATGCACTAatgtaatgaaaatgcatatgtaTATTGTCCTGAATTGTTTTAAACAGAAATTGCTTATATTCTACCTCTATTTCTCTGATTTATGTTTAAATTGTAAATAGGAGGACTCTTGGCAAATGTGTACAAAACAGGAGGAACCGAAGGAAGAAGTGTCGGTAGAAGAGCATGAAATACTGTCTGGGTAAGTGCTAACATAAACTATTActaatgtaatattttctctATGTAGAACTGTGTGCACTTTGTGATTTATTTTCTGATTATCAAAGAACAGATGAGACATTGTGTCGGCATGAAATTTTTAATCTGATTTTTCATCCAAAAAGACGTGTTCAGCCTATCAAATACCAAAAGAATTCTCTCTCCTCTTTTGCAAGAATGTATGCTTTGATTTACATCATGGGCAAAAGTGATCACCTGTAGGGACAAATAATTAATGTTAGATTTAAAGTAACAATCATcctttatatttaataaaatgataaaatgttcagtttttttATTACACAAGGGGGGGGGGTGCGTGCGCGTCATTTAtgttttgaaaacatattaaacagcattatacttaggctacattcattttgttcttttataaattgtaggcctacacttctCCACATGCTGTGACATATTTCATACTACTCGTACAGTATGTAatcagaaaatgaaattcattataTCTTTGCATTAATATTGCAAAAAAAGTTAATCTGCATCATTTCTGAAGCTGAATCATTTAAagttatattttcccgaaacattAATACTTTACGATAGTAATGAGTGAAAATAAGCATAACATATGGTTCCAAGAGActctaaggccgtgtctcaaagctacaatttcagctgaagtgaactagtttgttgactaaatagccggatgtgacgtcagaagttatgatccaaagctacatagcgcatagcaatcaagtccgtagtagctagtaaacgaaaatgcttgctcgattgttgacttgttcactaaaaaaacatggatacctcatcagcaattggggttatgaaatctgaaaatgctttggaggtgacataatgtaaatataatgtagaataacacgttaacgttgaacactgacattgttagtaccttctgtacaatgttgtAAACATTATTGtgatatattaagcccttatattttccacataagtcataatgaaactgcattaggacattgtcctcttaattcagtgctgcaccatgATATCAtggttttttagaaaaatagtctgtgaagaaggccatgattcaagcatacatgtccaaagctccctagtgtgtagtttacaagtcacctagttgctagtcactagtgtggctgtgtctcaaagctcaaatccatactacacactagtgactagcaactaggtgacttgtaggctacacactagggagctttggatatgtatgcttgaaacatggccttcttcacagactatttttctaaaaaccatgacatcacggtgcagcactaaattaagaaggcagtgtcctattGCAGTTCcattacgaattatgtggaaaagataaggacttaatatattacaataatgtttaaaacattgtacagaagatactaacaatgtcagtgttcaaagttaatgtgttattctacattatatttacattatttcacttccaaagcattttcagatttcataaccccaattgctgatgcagtatccatgtttgtttagtgaacaagtcaacaatcgagcaagcattttcgtttactagctactacggacttgattgctatggactatgtagctttggatcataacttctgacgtcacatccggctatttagtcaacaatctagttcacttcagctgaaaatgtagctttgagacacggcctgtaATAGGAATTGTCAAGAGGCTCGCACAGCAAATCAAATTTTGTTGAGTTATTTATAAGTACCATTTTAAGCTATGATTAAGAATGGAATCGAGACATTTGACGTGTTACATAATTTATAGTTTTGTTTCGTGATTTAATTAGTAATTTAAGTTTCTGTCCCCCATACAGGGAAGAGGACAATGGGGAAGAAGATGGCATTTCATGTAAAAAATGTAGAGAAAGTTTTGATACAGTGTCAGAACTACTTTCTCATGAATGTAGTCGCACAGACCAAAAGGCATTGGAATGTGATATAAGTCACACTAATTTTAATTCACGAAGTGCTCTGGCAGAACATTCAGTGTTTCACCACAATGCTGAAAAGACTTTCACATGCgaattttgtggaaaatgttacacAAAATCGTATAATCTCACCAGACATGTGAAGAGACACACACTCGATAATTCTTTCAAGTGTGAAATATGTGGATCTTGCTTTAGTAGGTCAAGTAATTTCAATACACATTTACGTAATCACACAGGGGACAAACCATTCGAGTGTGaaatttgtggaaagtgttttagTACGTCATCGTATCTGAGAACACATACGCGTGTTCATACAGATAAGCTCCTCGAATGTGAATATTGTAAGAAACGTTTTATGGATCGATACAATCTCTTTAgacatgtatttattcacactggagAGAAACCGTTTAAATGTGAAACTTGTGGTGTGGCTTTTTCTCGACTCTATAGCCTCCAGAaacatttttacatacatacaggggAAAAGCCATTGGAATGCGCTTTTTGTCAAAAGCGTTTTTACGATCGAAGCTCCATGATCAGACACTCGCGTATCCATACTGGGGAAAAGCGTTTCGAGTGTAGTATTTGTCACAAACTTTTCAATCAACGATACAGTCTTGTTAAACATAAGCACTGTCACAGTGAGAAAGTTCAGTCATAGTCAACTGTGAAGTTTTTTTTCTTCCGAATGGTGGGTAATTACTGTTCGtaattcacccatatgaagctagTTGTGTAGACTGATTTATCGACAGATTCATTGCCTAGGATGTGCCTTAGGAGGCTGACTTATGCTACGTCCGCATTAAGATAATGTTTTGTTGGGATCCTACAGTGGATCCGGAGCTTCCAGAGAAAATCCCTGTGTAATGTGGACAATGGGTTTGcccaacttacttacaaatggcttttagagaacccggaggttaattgccaccctcacataagcctgcaatcagtctctatcctgaccaagattaatccagtccctagcatcatatcccaactccctcaaatcaatttttatattattctcccatatacgtatcggcctccccaaaggttttttttttcctcaggtctcccaactaacaccacagtctagtatatacagtcacgaagctcaatacgtagtaaatatgcatccatagatagttgctaaccactaggatcactaatattgcctcattacagacagtgcgaaacagtaccggcacaatctgttgttcctagcaccctcacaactcaagcttcatgactgtatatactagactgtgctaacactctatatgcatttctgaattcacatGTCCCGTCCATCTCAAAGTTTGGATTTAATacttctaattatgttaggtgaagaatacaatgcagttctgcattgtgtaacgttcttcattcttctgtaactttatccctcttagccccaaatattttcctaagcacctcattcttgaacactcttttcttctgtttccctccaattgagagtccaagtttcaaaaccatgcagaacaactggtaatataactgttttataaattctgactttgttttttttttaacagactggatgacaaaagcttctcgagtgtcattcatatttgttactgttgctccaagatacttgaatttttccacctcttcaaaggataaatttccaatttttatattgccatttcgtattatgttctggtcacgagggacaattatatgctttgtcttttcgagatttatttccaaacctatctccttacttgcttcaagtaaaattcctgtgttttccctaatatttgtggatttctcctaacatatttacatcttccgcataaacaagcatctgatgtaacctgttcaattccaaattctATCTGTTTtcgtggactttcctaatgacatattttagagcaaagttaaaaaataaaggtgtggtattacatctccttgctttagcccggagtgaattggaaaagtttcAGACAAAAATTGGCATACACAgactttgctgtatgtttcactgaaacacattttaattaatcaaaatgggcttgtccaacacaagttataaatgaatataccaggaatcgaacctgggtccataGGATTAGAAGTACAGCTTCGTAAGCACTGAAGCACCATGGTGGTTTTTTACTGTGAAGTTTCTGAAGATATTTAAATGTGGCAAATATCTTGTTCTTTTCTGCCAACCCTTTTCTACTGAGGATATAACATTAGAAAGAGT encodes:
- the LOC138704505 gene encoding zinc finger protein 664-like isoform X8, whose amino-acid sequence is MVYCCVPFCRARKASPKYRGVSFHEIPSSDELRMKWLAVISREGDRKGSEWIPSDHSVVCSLHFVKENFKENSKVKQLKTGSVPSLFPDYPTYKRPSTSTKRKKKRDANTEASNECHVSNFIVENDNMLGNTEFVNVNSVGVVKVEPCIKEEIEEVTVKSEPQEDSWQMCTKQEEPKEEVSVEEHEILSGEEDNGEEDGISCKKCRESFDTVSELLSHECSRTDQKALECDISHTNFNSRSALAEHSVFHHNAEKTFTCEFCGKCYTKSYNLTRHVKRHTLDNSFKCEICGSCFSRSSNFNTHLRNHTGDKPFECEICGKCFSTSSYLRTHTRVHTDKLLECEYCKKRFMDRYNLFRHVFIHTGEKPFKCETCGVAFSRLYSLQKHFYIHTGEKPLECAFCQKRFYDRSSMIRHSRIHTGEKRFECSICHKLFNQRYSLVKHKHCHSEKVQS
- the LOC138704505 gene encoding zinc finger protein 664-like isoform X7, with the protein product MVYCCVPFCRARKASPKYRGVSFHEIPSSDELRMKWLAVISREGDRKGSEWIPSDHSVVCSLHFVKENFKENSKVKQLKTGSVPSLFPDYPTYKRPSTSTKRKKKRDANTEASNECHVSNFIVENADNMLGNTEFVNVNSVGVVKVEPCIKEEIEEVTVKSEPQEDSWQMCTKQEEPKEEVSVEEHEILSGEEDNGEEDGISCKKCRESFDTVSELLSHECSRTDQKALECDISHTNFNSRSALAEHSVFHHNAEKTFTCEFCGKCYTKSYNLTRHVKRHTLDNSFKCEICGSCFSRSSNFNTHLRNHTGDKPFECEICGKCFSTSSYLRTHTRVHTDKLLECEYCKKRFMDRYNLFRHVFIHTGEKPFKCETCGVAFSRLYSLQKHFYIHTGEKPLECAFCQKRFYDRSSMIRHSRIHTGEKRFECSICHKLFNQRYSLVKHKHCHSEKVQS